The DNA window AACACCAACAAGCAGAGCCACTATTAGAAACAATTTGAAGCGCATGGCGCTCACCTCCTAAATATGTTCAATAACCTTCTCCGTCTCGGACTTTAGCACATTGACAATGCCTTGTCTAGAGCTCTAATAATAAAGACGAACTGCCTAAGATTCTCTTAATTTTTGATAGAAAACCGGGAGTTTGATAATATACCCAGGCATGCGCGGTTAGCTCAGTTGGTAGAGCGCCTCATTGACGTTGAGGATGCCGGGGGTTCAAGTCCCTCACCGCGCACTATTTACTGCCAGAGGGCAAGAATCACACCCATCACTATGAGCGCGACGAGGTAGTTTGAGGCATTGATAAACCAAAGCTTCCACGACTTGCCTTCCCAGAGCACTACTCCGAGAGTGATAGGCGCAACAAAGCCAAGCCAAATCAGAAATGTAATTCCGAAGATTCCTCCATTCGAGATATCAACTGTAGGAAATCCCTGTAAATTGTAAAGGATTCTTTGAAACGAGTATGCCATCACAAGCGAGGCGATGAATTGTATGAGGTAGGCTTTGTTCGCGGTCATCTTCACGCCCTTCATACT is part of the bacterium genome and encodes:
- a CDS encoding DUF1761 domain-containing protein, which codes for MEVNINLWAVIVAAIASMAVGFVWYGVLFKKSWMQLMGITAESMKGVKMTANKAYLIQFIASLVMAYSFQRILYNLQGFPTVDISNGGIFGITFLIWLGFVAPITLGVVLWEGKSWKLWFINASNYLVALIVMGVILALWQ